In Nicotiana tabacum cultivar K326 chromosome 21, ASM71507v2, whole genome shotgun sequence, one DNA window encodes the following:
- the LOC107760002 gene encoding uncharacterized protein LOC107760002: protein MEINQNIPKISMVKGAPHKMKQWWKNIRREHGDEVRTHLGELTTLMNIRTDKVLTRLLIEFWDPTKVVFKFADFELVPTLEEVTSFTELPFNVRKPVLPVTMAGYRFFDALGLTNSRSLRSIEDGWVSLDQMFDRFGHRESYEWYSGEFQFDQVIWKSLRPNTFAMELLGLLVFPQRRGRININLLPVVLKTFHGNLQATLVPMVLAEMLRALSAYARGYDNFKGYNLLLQIWATEHFFQWEATIDHFVGVSGRAILRTSQRYFIELIGLEGIQPYSPLQVLRQFGMIQDVPLWTRTTLYEDDYNGQIPIPRIRKLQEEWNDLVTMHMGQNSWCTPEYYVWINEEEELARPSREGIAWLEDAVVSL, encoded by the exons ATGGAAATCAACCAGAACATCCCTAAAATTAGCATGGTAAAGGGAGCACCACATAAGATGAAACAGTGGTGGAAGAATATTCGTCGGGAACACGGAGATGAAGTTCGGACGCACCTAGGGGAATTAACTACATTGATGAACATCCGAACAGACAAAGTGCTCACTCGCCTGTTGATAGAATTTTGGGATCCAACTAAAGTGGTATTCAAATTTGCCGACTTTGAGCTGGTACCGACATTGGAAGAAGTCACAAGTTTTACGGAGCTGCCATTCAACGTAAGAAAGCCAGTGCTGCCAGTCACCATGGCTGGCTATCGGTTCTTCGATGCTCTAGGTCTTACCAACAGCAGAAGTCTCAGAAGTATCGAGGATGGATGGGTAAGCCTCGACCAAATGTTTGATAGGTTTGGGCACCGTGAAAGCTACGAGTGGTATTCAGGGGAGTTTCAATTTGACCAAGTGATATGGAAAAGCCTCAGGCCTAACACTTTCGCAATGGAACTGTTAGGACTATTGGTCTTCCCACAGCGAAGGGGCCGTATCAACATCAACTTGTTACCAGTGGTACTGAAAACCTTCCACGGCAATCTTCAAGCTACTTTAGTGCCGATGGTGTTAGCCGAAATGCTGAGAGCCTTATCCGCCTATGCACGGGGATACGATAATTTCAAAGGATACAACTTGTTGCTGCAGATTTGGGCTACTGAACACTTTTTCCAATGGGAGGCTACTATCGACCACTTCGTAGGTGTCA GTGGAAGAGCAATCTTGAGGACTTCCCAAAGGTACTTCATTGAGTTGATCGGATTAGAAGGCATTCAGCCGTACTCACCACTGCAGGTCCTCAGACAATTTGGTATGATCCAAGATGTGCCGTTGTGGACAAGGACGACGTTGTACGAGGATGACTATAATGGCCAGATCCCAATTCCTAGGATAAGGAAACTGCAAGAAGAGTGGAATGACCTGGTAACAATGCATATGGGTCAAAATTCCTGGTGCACCCCTGAGTACTACGTCTGGattaatgaagaagaagaacTGGCCCGCCCGAGCAGAGAGGGTATAGCTTGGTTAGAGGATGCGGTGGTTTCTTTGTAG
- the LOC142175196 gene encoding uncharacterized protein LOC142175196 — protein MAIDMNIKELLVKGDSDFLIHQVQREWSTKNVKILPYLHCMKELCKKFTNIEFKHVPKIQNELADTLATLSSMIQHPDENCIDPVEIEIKDKHAYCFHVNEEPDGKPWYHYIKKFVATQEFPENATNGQK, from the coding sequence ATGGCGATCGACATGAACATCAAAGAACTTTTGGTCAAAGGAGATTCTGATTTCCTGATCCACCAAGTCCAACGAGAATGGTCAACCAAGAATGTCAAGATACTGCCGTACCTGCACTGCATGAAGGAGCTGTGCAAGAAGTTCACAAATATTGAGTTCAAGCACGTCCCCAAAATTCAGAACGAGTTGGCTGACACCCTTGCGACCTtatcatctatgattcagcatccagacGAGAACTGCATCGACCCCGTCGAGATAGAAATCAAGGATAAACATGCCTATTGCTTCCATGTAAATGAAGAACCAGATGGTAAACCTTGGTATCACTATATCAAGAAGTTTGTCGCGACCCAGGAGTTCCCAGAAAATGCTACTAATGGTCAAAAATGA
- the LOC142175197 gene encoding uncharacterized protein LOC142175197, protein MGKSCIRGPHSQKAIKGQALANHLVKNPVDGDYDPLTTYFPDEEVLFTRKDITESYPGWRMFFDGAVNFKGVKIGAVLILESRRHYPVSAKIRFPSTNNMAEYEACILRIRMVTDMNIKELLVKGDSDLLIHQVKGEWSTKNVKILPYLHCVKELCKKFTKIEFKHVPRIQNEFVDALANLSSMIQH, encoded by the exons ATGGGGAAGtcttgtataagaggaccccatTCTCAG AAGGCTATCAAAGGACAAGCTTTAGCTAACCATCTCGTCAAGAATCCGGTGGATGGGGATTACGATCCACTTAccacgtattttcccgatgaagaggtactATTTACCAGAAAAGATATTACAGAATCGTACCCtggatggagaatgtttttcgacggagcagtAAATTTCAAAGGAGTCAAAATTGGGGCAGTCCTAATTTTGGAATCTAGACGACACTATCCAGTGTCGGCGAAGATAAGATTCCCGtctaccaataatatggctgaatacgaggcatgcatccTCAGAATCAGAATGGTGACCGACATGAACATCAAAGAACTTTTGGTCAAAGGAGATTCCGATTTGCTGATCCACCAAGTCAAAGGAGAATGGTCAACCAAGAATGTCAAGATACTACCGTACCTGCACTGCGTGAAGGAGCTGtgcaagaagttcacaaagatTGAGTTCAAGCACGTCCCTAGAATTCAGAACGAGTTCGTCGACGCCCTTGCGAACTTATCATCTATGATTCAACATTAA